A single region of the Oculatellaceae cyanobacterium genome encodes:
- the hisG gene encoding ATP phosphoribosyltransferase, with amino-acid sequence MITVALPKGALLSDSIRLLQAVGLDFSAFLDKTNRQLQIYDPTNTAKALLVRAQDVPVYVEYGQAQLGIVGYDVLKEKTSQVAHLVDLKFGGCRLSVAVKESSPYRSVLELPPHGRVASKFVHCAREYFNSLDLPVEIVPLSGSVELGPITGMSEAIVDLVSTGRTLKENGLIEIEILFQSTARLIAHPLSYRLNTGNLNQLVEQIRDSTLAVV; translated from the coding sequence ATGATTACCGTTGCATTGCCGAAAGGCGCACTCTTATCTGATAGCATTCGCCTCCTACAAGCTGTTGGATTAGACTTTAGTGCTTTTCTGGACAAAACTAATCGTCAACTTCAAATTTATGACCCTACTAACACAGCCAAAGCTTTGTTAGTTAGGGCGCAAGACGTTCCGGTGTATGTAGAATATGGTCAGGCACAACTGGGAATTGTTGGTTATGACGTTTTGAAGGAGAAGACATCCCAAGTTGCTCATTTAGTTGACTTAAAGTTTGGCGGTTGTCGTTTGTCAGTAGCCGTAAAAGAGTCAAGTCCTTATCGTTCAGTATTAGAATTACCACCACACGGTCGAGTTGCCTCAAAGTTTGTTCATTGCGCCCGTGAATACTTCAACAGCTTAGATTTACCTGTAGAAATTGTTCCTCTCTCTGGTTCAGTAGAACTAGGGCCAATTACAGGGATGTCTGAAGCAATAGTTGATTTAGTTTCAACTGGTCGCACTCTTAAAGAAAACGGCTTGATTGAAATTGAAATACTATTTCAAAGCACTGCTAGGTTAATTGCCCATCCTCTCAGTTATCGCCTCAACACAGGAAACCTCAATCAGTTAGTTGAGCAAATTCGGGACTCTACGCTGGCTGTAGTTTGA
- a CDS encoding ABC transporter ATP-binding protein: MSRSSSKTKVVSNQRKSSDGKLLNSDRETDWRLFLRLVPYARRSGPELAISLVLLVPLAISGAIQPLIIGEAISLIRQESTKFAFLQGKSLEEGINLLATLLLLTMVIRLLFTAIQGYTVQKVGQKITADIRADLFEHVTHLAVRFFDRTPVGKLITRLTSDVEALGDVFTTGAIGIVSDLFSIVVIAVAMFALQWQIALMLVLMLVPVTALIIYFQQQYRKANYKAREELSSLNSMLQENIVGVNIVQLFRREKYNAEMFRSINNQYIKELDKTIFHDSAVSATLEWISLIAIAAVLWLGGSMVLGNTLSFGVLSAFILYAQRLFDPLRQFAEKFTAIQSGFTAVERINDILNEPIEIRDPEQALEKRFSISSPDDKNRSGEIRFENVWFAYKNDEYVIKDLDFIIYPGEKVALVGPTGAGKSSIIRLLCRLYEPTKGRILIDGIDIRDLPQTELRRHLGVILQEGFLFAGDVKTNITLGETYSLDEIRTAAQITNVDQFIEQLPQGYDTQLRERGTNLSGGQKQLLAFARSAIRNPHILVLDEATASLDVGTEALIQDALDRLLVERTAIIIAHRLSTIRNVDRIFVLKQGSLIESGSHDELLEQGGVYASLYNLQMLGT, from the coding sequence ATGAGTAGGTCGTCGTCAAAGACAAAGGTTGTATCAAATCAGAGAAAATCCTCTGATGGTAAATTATTAAATAGCGATCGCGAAACTGATTGGCGGTTATTTCTGCGATTAGTACCATACGCCCGCCGCAGTGGGCCCGAACTAGCTATTTCTTTAGTATTGCTAGTGCCTCTAGCAATATCAGGCGCAATCCAGCCGTTGATTATTGGAGAAGCGATTTCCTTAATTCGCCAAGAGTCTACAAAGTTTGCTTTTCTTCAAGGCAAATCTTTAGAAGAAGGAATCAATCTTCTCGCCACTTTATTACTGTTAACGATGGTCATCCGACTATTGTTTACAGCAATTCAAGGATACACCGTCCAAAAAGTCGGGCAAAAAATTACTGCTGATATTCGCGCAGATTTATTTGAACACGTCACCCATTTAGCAGTGCGATTTTTTGATCGCACACCAGTCGGAAAATTAATTACCCGCCTTACCAGTGATGTAGAAGCTTTGGGTGATGTGTTTACCACGGGTGCTATTGGAATTGTCAGTGATTTGTTTTCAATTGTAGTAATTGCAGTTGCCATGTTTGCTTTGCAATGGCAAATAGCTTTAATGCTAGTACTAATGCTAGTGCCAGTAACTGCTTTAATTATTTACTTTCAACAGCAGTATCGTAAGGCAAATTATAAAGCCAGAGAAGAACTATCCAGCCTCAACTCCATGCTGCAAGAAAACATCGTTGGCGTAAACATTGTACAGCTATTTCGGCGCGAGAAATACAACGCTGAAATGTTTCGCAGCATTAACAATCAGTACATCAAAGAACTAGATAAAACCATCTTTCATGACTCAGCAGTATCTGCCACACTAGAATGGATTTCCTTAATTGCGATCGCCGCAGTACTATGGTTAGGTGGATCAATGGTATTAGGCAACACCCTCAGTTTTGGTGTTTTATCTGCATTTATCCTTTACGCTCAACGTTTATTCGATCCCTTAAGGCAATTTGCTGAAAAATTCACAGCCATTCAATCTGGATTTACCGCAGTTGAGCGCATCAATGATATTTTAAATGAACCAATAGAAATCCGCGATCCAGAACAAGCTTTAGAAAAACGTTTTAGCATCTCATCTCCAGATGATAAAAATAGATCTGGTGAAATTCGCTTTGAAAATGTTTGGTTTGCCTACAAAAATGATGAATATGTAATAAAAGACTTAGATTTTATTATCTATCCTGGTGAAAAAGTTGCTTTAGTTGGCCCCACAGGTGCAGGTAAAAGTTCAATAATCCGTTTACTCTGTCGTCTTTATGAACCAACAAAAGGACGCATTTTAATAGATGGAATTGATATTCGCGACTTGCCACAAACAGAACTGAGAAGACATCTAGGCGTTATTCTGCAAGAAGGATTTCTCTTTGCAGGAGATGTCAAAACTAACATCACACTCGGAGAAACTTACTCACTAGACGAAATCCGTACAGCAGCACAGATAACCAACGTTGACCAATTTATTGAACAGCTGCCCCAAGGATACGATACCCAGTTACGGGAGCGAGGCACAAATTTATCTGGTGGTCAAAAACAACTATTAGCATTTGCCCGTTCAGCAATTCGTAATCCGCATATATTAGTACTAGACGAAGCAACCGCTAGTTTAGACGTTGGTACAGAAGCATTAATTCAAGATGCCCTTGACCGATTATTGGTAGAGCGTACTGCAATTATTATTGCTCACCGACTTTCAACAATTCGTAATGTTGATCGCATTTTTGTACTAAAACAGGGCAGTTTAATAGAGTCAGGTAGTCACGACGAATTATTAGAGCAAGGCGGAGTTTATGCAAGTTTGTACAACTTACAAATGTTAGGAACTTAA
- the trpD gene encoding anthranilate phosphoribosyltransferase codes for MTSTSPVAQDLNNSLASIDAAIWSKLLQQLLDKESLSCEQASQLMQGWLIEEIPLVLSGAILAALQAKGISADELAGMAQVLQAQSSSLSTPHSSLPTPLIDTCGTGGDGASTFNISTAVAFVAAAAGVPVAKHGNRSASSKVGSADVLEALGINLNAASDKVHAAVQEVGITFLFAPGWHPALKAVASLRKTLKVRTVFNLLGPLVNPLRPTGQIIGVSDPTLVSTIAHALKQLGTSQAIVVHGREKLDEAGLGDLTDLAVLSNGEVQLTSINPQNVGLTPATLGALRGGDVTENAEILKNVLQGNGTPSQQDVVALNAALALQVGGAVPLEDHAQGISIAKDILNTGAAWSKLEQLVEFLRD; via the coding sequence ATGACTTCCACCTCGCCAGTAGCTCAAGATTTAAATAATTCATTAGCATCAATAGATGCTGCTATTTGGTCTAAGTTACTGCAACAACTACTTGATAAAGAATCATTATCTTGTGAACAAGCATCACAACTAATGCAAGGGTGGCTAATTGAAGAAATTCCCCTAGTGCTATCAGGGGCAATTTTAGCTGCCTTGCAAGCTAAAGGCATTTCTGCGGATGAATTAGCTGGAATGGCTCAAGTTTTACAAGCTCAATCCTCATCATTATCCACTCCCCACTCCTCGCTTCCCACTCCCTTAATTGATACCTGCGGTACAGGTGGAGATGGAGCATCAACCTTTAATATTTCTACTGCTGTTGCCTTTGTAGCTGCTGCTGCTGGTGTTCCAGTAGCGAAACATGGCAACCGTTCTGCCTCTAGCAAAGTTGGTTCTGCTGACGTTTTAGAAGCATTAGGTATCAATTTGAATGCTGCTAGTGACAAGGTACACGCAGCAGTTCAAGAAGTAGGGATTACGTTTTTATTTGCTCCTGGTTGGCATCCCGCGTTGAAAGCTGTGGCATCTTTGCGAAAAACTTTGAAGGTGCGGACAGTTTTTAATTTATTAGGGCCATTGGTGAATCCGCTACGCCCTACTGGTCAAATAATAGGTGTGTCTGACCCTACGTTAGTATCAACAATTGCTCATGCTTTAAAGCAGTTAGGTACATCACAAGCAATTGTTGTGCATGGACGCGAAAAACTAGACGAAGCTGGTTTGGGAGACTTAACAGATTTGGCAGTACTGTCTAACGGTGAGGTGCAGCTAACTAGCATAAATCCCCAAAATGTAGGTTTAACACCAGCAACTTTGGGCGCATTGCGTGGTGGAGATGTTACAGAAAATGCTGAAATTTTGAAGAATGTGTTACAAGGAAATGGCACACCATCTCAACAAGATGTCGTAGCTTTGAATGCTGCTTTAGCACTCCAGGTAGGGGGTGCTGTACCTCTGGAAGATCATGCTCAAGGCATTTCTATAGCTAAAGATATTCTAAATACAGGTGCAGCCTGGTCAAAGTTAGAGCAATTAGTTGAGTTTCTTAGAGATTAA
- a CDS encoding anhydro-N-acetylmuramic acid kinase, whose protein sequence is MTRVIGLISGTSVDGIDAALVEISGEEADLKVELLTGSTYPYPLALRQQILDVCAGKAISMAELAELDDAIAYEFAQAAQAVQVNHKNPQLIGSHGQTVYHRPLKQQSPANSPAINMAYSLQLGRGALIADLTRIPTVSNFRVADIAAGGEGAPLVPKIDACLLGHPTKARCIQNIGGIGNVAYLPATNDTENVNISGWDTGPGNTLLDIAVQQLSDGSQTYDKDGKWAATGTPCDALVQQWLTQEYFQITPPKSTGREHFGREYLQQCLTDAHSYNLSPADLLATLAEFTVASIVHSYRNFLPQMPDEVLLCGGGSRNLYLKERLQAQINPIPVLTTDEAGVSADFKEAIAFAVLAYWHQLGITGNLIQATGARQPAILGELYLPIG, encoded by the coding sequence ATGACCCGTGTAATCGGTTTAATCAGTGGTACGTCTGTAGATGGAATTGATGCAGCTTTAGTAGAAATTAGTGGTGAAGAGGCAGATTTAAAAGTAGAGCTTTTAACTGGCTCAACTTATCCTTACCCACTCGCGTTGAGACAACAAATTCTGGATGTCTGCGCGGGTAAAGCTATTTCTATGGCAGAATTGGCAGAATTGGATGATGCGATCGCTTATGAATTTGCTCAAGCTGCCCAAGCTGTTCAAGTTAACCACAAAAATCCTCAATTAATTGGTTCACACGGGCAAACCGTCTATCATCGACCTTTAAAGCAACAATCCCCAGCAAATTCTCCTGCTATCAACATGGCATATAGCTTACAACTAGGTAGGGGTGCTTTAATTGCTGATTTGACTCGTATCCCCACTGTAAGTAACTTTCGAGTAGCTGATATTGCTGCTGGTGGAGAAGGTGCGCCTTTAGTCCCTAAGATAGATGCCTGTTTACTAGGACATCCCACTAAAGCTCGGTGTATACAAAATATTGGTGGAATTGGCAATGTTGCTTATTTACCAGCTACAAATGACACTGAAAATGTAAATATTTCTGGTTGGGATACTGGCCCTGGAAATACTTTATTAGATATAGCAGTACAGCAGTTAAGCGACGGTAGCCAAACCTATGACAAAGACGGTAAGTGGGCGGCTACTGGAACTCCCTGCGATGCTTTAGTTCAGCAGTGGCTAACTCAAGAATACTTCCAAATTACTCCCCCAAAATCTACTGGTAGAGAGCATTTTGGCAGAGAATATTTACAGCAATGTTTAACTGATGCTCATAGCTATAATCTTAGCCCAGCCGATTTGTTAGCAACACTAGCAGAGTTTACAGTTGCATCAATTGTTCACAGTTACCGCAACTTTCTACCCCAAATGCCAGATGAGGTGCTATTGTGTGGCGGTGGTAGCCGCAATCTTTATTTAAAAGAACGCTTGCAAGCGCAGATTAATCCGATACCAGTATTAACCACCGATGAAGCTGGTGTGAGTGCAGATTTCAAAGAAGCGATAGCTTTTGCAGTTTTAGCTTATTGGCATCAATTAGGCATTACTGGTAACCTAATCCAAGCTACAGGCGCTAGACAACCAGCCATACTTGGGGAACTTTATCTACCTATTGGGTAA
- a CDS encoding serine/threonine-protein kinase, which produces MSPDLKKSRLLANRYQLVGLVGKGSMGEVYQANDVLLGGVSVAVKFLSQALLNQTKRDRFQREATICALLGETSIHIVRVRDYGLDEREIPFYVMEYLQGESLRAIIKPQPLPLPRFLNLSRQICLGLQCAHQGILMNDNLSPIIHRDIKPSNILILQDHSVGELAKILDFGIAQLQSDIIKPRSFMGTPAYCSPEQMLGKELDNRSDIYSLGVMMFEMLTGEKPIKAEINSLPGWQKAHLSQTPSFESIRSDFKLPKKLQDLVISCLAKSSSDRPESVTAILRELASLEKKFANQQAEQHKDAIFTQPPPTTEPKTKSPQGFDEIFWVTSWPKDKPQAEIVFPHILHNNHQSFATLWVMFSQEEIKKRLLSTRYNQFLFLVSPHPMILWITTLYTKEHGARWLPCYLDLKTSVGQKITRLLADTGRYRILLFAIEQPSRCSQVVTATIAPAQCKLLESWANMSNTAISLSDGQMSKKLLKQELDKLKPKILMRLSATQTDLPRDISG; this is translated from the coding sequence ATGAGTCCAGATCTTAAAAAAAGTCGGTTATTAGCGAACCGCTATCAACTGGTAGGGTTGGTAGGCAAAGGTTCAATGGGTGAGGTATATCAAGCTAATGATGTATTACTCGGAGGAGTAAGCGTCGCCGTTAAGTTTCTCTCCCAAGCACTTTTGAATCAAACAAAACGCGATCGCTTTCAGCGCGAAGCTACTATCTGTGCTTTGTTAGGAGAAACGAGTATTCATATTGTTCGAGTTAGAGATTATGGCTTAGATGAAAGAGAAATTCCTTTCTACGTCATGGAATATCTCCAAGGAGAAAGCTTAAGGGCTATTATCAAACCACAACCTCTCCCCTTACCACGATTTCTTAATCTATCTCGTCAAATTTGTTTAGGGCTACAGTGCGCTCACCAAGGTATCTTGATGAATGACAACCTGTCCCCAATTATTCATCGCGATATTAAACCTAGTAACATCCTCATCCTTCAAGACCACAGCGTAGGAGAATTAGCCAAAATTCTCGACTTTGGCATTGCCCAGCTTCAGTCAGATATCATCAAACCTAGATCATTTATGGGTACTCCGGCATATTGTTCACCAGAACAAATGCTAGGCAAAGAGTTAGACAATCGCTCAGATATTTATAGTCTGGGTGTGATGATGTTTGAAATGTTGACTGGTGAAAAACCAATTAAAGCTGAGATAAATTCACTTCCAGGTTGGCAAAAAGCTCATCTCTCCCAAACTCCTAGTTTTGAATCTATCAGATCTGATTTCAAATTGCCCAAAAAGTTGCAAGATTTAGTAATAAGTTGTCTTGCTAAATCATCAAGCGATCGCCCTGAAAGTGTTACCGCAATATTAAGAGAATTAGCATCTCTTGAGAAAAAATTTGCAAATCAACAAGCTGAACAGCACAAAGACGCTATTTTTACCCAACCGCCGCCCACCACTGAACCAAAAACAAAATCTCCCCAGGGATTTGACGAAATATTTTGGGTTACTTCTTGGCCAAAGGATAAACCTCAAGCCGAAATTGTATTTCCGCATATACTGCACAATAACCACCAGTCATTTGCAACGCTTTGGGTGATGTTTTCCCAAGAAGAAATTAAAAAGCGTTTACTTAGCACTCGTTACAACCAATTTTTGTTTTTGGTGTCCCCTCATCCAATGATTTTGTGGATTACTACTCTATACACAAAAGAACACGGCGCTCGTTGGCTTCCTTGCTATCTAGATCTCAAAACCTCAGTTGGACAGAAAATTACGCGACTTTTAGCAGACACTGGTAGATATCGAATTTTACTTTTTGCTATTGAACAACCATCACGTTGTAGTCAGGTTGTGACTGCAACAATTGCCCCTGCTCAGTGTAAATTGTTAGAAAGTTGGGCTAATATGAGCAATACGGCGATTTCATTATCTGACGGGCAAATGAGTAAAAAACTGCTCAAACAAGAGTTGGATAAACTTAAACCTAAAATATTGATGAGACTGTCAGCTACTCAAACTGATTTACCAAGAGATATTTCAGGATAA
- a CDS encoding NblA/ycf18 family protein — translation MSQPIELSLEQQFSIRSFETQVEHMSHEQAQQFLVQLYKQMMMREETYKNLLKHQWGLEPNAHFE, via the coding sequence ATGTCTCAGCCAATTGAACTATCTTTAGAACAGCAATTTAGTATCCGTTCCTTTGAAACCCAAGTGGAGCATATGAGCCATGAACAAGCACAACAGTTTTTAGTACAGTTATACAAACAAATGATGATGCGTGAAGAAACCTATAAAAATCTACTCAAGCACCAATGGGGTCTAGAACCCAATGCTCATTTTGAGTAG
- a CDS encoding Stp1/IreP family PP2C-type Ser/Thr phosphatase, with protein MIFRFTGRTDPGLVRSVNQDDFYIDPEGRFFIVADGMGGHAGGQEASRIATTTIYQFLDKYWDSAEESPKLLQQAFLDANQAILQDQYNHPERSEMGTTAVMVMFRHNQPWYAHVGDSRLYRLRNSNLEQVTEDHTWVARAIRAGELTKEQSRVHPWRHVLSQCLGRKDIYQIDVQSLDLTVGDRILLCSDGLTEELSDSAISSYLESNSECEQAAVALINGAKQNGGRDNITVVIVAIE; from the coding sequence ATGATATTTCGTTTCACGGGTCGTACTGATCCGGGACTGGTTAGGAGTGTCAACCAGGATGATTTTTACATCGACCCAGAGGGACGATTTTTTATAGTTGCTGATGGCATGGGCGGACACGCAGGTGGTCAAGAGGCAAGCCGAATAGCTACAACGACAATTTATCAGTTTTTGGATAAATATTGGGATTCTGCTGAAGAGTCGCCAAAATTATTACAGCAGGCGTTTTTAGACGCAAATCAGGCAATTTTACAAGACCAATATAATCATCCAGAACGTTCAGAAATGGGAACTACGGCTGTGATGGTAATGTTCCGTCATAATCAGCCTTGGTATGCCCATGTAGGTGATTCTCGTTTATATCGCCTGCGAAATTCTAATTTAGAGCAGGTTACTGAAGATCATACCTGGGTAGCGCGAGCAATTAGGGCTGGTGAACTAACTAAGGAGCAGTCTCGTGTTCACCCTTGGAGGCACGTATTGTCTCAATGCTTAGGTCGTAAAGATATTTATCAAATTGATGTGCAATCTTTAGATTTAACGGTAGGCGATCGCATTTTACTCTGTAGCGATGGACTTACTGAAGAACTTTCTGATTCTGCAATCAGTTCCTACCTTGAATCCAACTCGGAGTGTGAGCAAGCTGCTGTAGCTCTGATTAATGGTGCTAAACAAAATGGTGGTCGAGACAATATCACAGTTGTGATCGTTGCCATTGAGTAG
- a CDS encoding AarF/ABC1/UbiB kinase family protein has translation MSVSPDDVATPNRHLGNALPNTLRKTYKDKAYRWNRENYSRHRRFVDIWGFVFTLMTGSWLNSKSWSYQGGVTEAKQAARRKRQAIWIRETLLDLGPTFIKVGQLFSTRADLFPSEYVEELSKLQDQVPAFSYEQAETIIEQDLGKKVSKLFRSFDPVPLAAASLGQVHKATLYSGEEVVVKVQRPGLRKLFTIDLQILKGITRYFQNHPDWGRGRDWLGIYEECCRILWEEIDYISEGSNADTFRRNFREEDWVKVPRVYWRYASPRVLTLEYLPGIKISHYQALEAAGIDRKLVAQLGAKAYLHQLLNDGFFHADPHPGNIAVNPDGALIFYDFGMMGTVNPITREKLMDTLFGISQKDGERVVKSLIELGALAPVEDIGPVRRSVQYMLDHFMDKPFENQSVAQISDDLYEIAYDQPFRFPATFTFVMRAFSTLEGVGKGLDPDFNFMEVAKPFAMQLMTNGNGADAGSSFLNELGRQAAQVGSTALGLPRRIEDTIEKLERGDLRVRVRSIETDRVLRRISSVQLGTNYTLLIGTFTLSATILLVNNYVWLAVVVALMAVSLLIILIRLLIRLDKFDRTF, from the coding sequence GTGTCTGTATCTCCTGACGACGTTGCTACACCCAACCGTCACCTTGGCAATGCCCTACCAAATACTTTAAGGAAGACCTATAAGGACAAAGCTTATCGGTGGAATCGCGAAAATTACTCGCGTCACCGACGCTTCGTAGATATTTGGGGTTTTGTTTTCACCTTAATGACTGGCTCGTGGCTAAATAGCAAATCTTGGAGTTATCAAGGTGGCGTGACTGAAGCCAAGCAAGCTGCCAGACGCAAAAGACAAGCTATTTGGATTCGTGAGACGCTGTTAGATTTAGGCCCAACATTTATCAAAGTTGGTCAGTTATTTTCTACCCGCGCTGATCTATTTCCTTCAGAATATGTAGAGGAACTTTCTAAACTGCAAGACCAAGTACCTGCCTTTAGCTATGAGCAGGCGGAAACTATTATTGAGCAGGACTTAGGTAAAAAAGTTTCAAAACTTTTCCGTAGTTTCGATCCAGTGCCTCTGGCTGCCGCCAGTCTAGGACAAGTTCACAAAGCCACCTTGTATAGTGGTGAAGAGGTAGTCGTTAAAGTACAGCGACCAGGTTTGCGGAAGCTGTTCACTATTGATTTACAAATTCTTAAAGGAATTACCCGTTACTTTCAAAACCATCCTGATTGGGGTCGTGGTCGAGATTGGCTAGGTATTTACGAAGAGTGCTGCCGAATTCTGTGGGAAGAAATTGATTATATTAGCGAAGGTAGCAACGCAGATACATTTAGGCGTAACTTTCGCGAAGAAGATTGGGTAAAAGTACCCCGCGTTTACTGGCGCTACGCATCTCCACGGGTATTAACTTTAGAGTATCTCCCAGGAATTAAAATTAGCCACTATCAGGCATTGGAAGCAGCAGGAATAGATCGTAAGTTAGTTGCTCAATTAGGTGCGAAAGCTTATTTACACCAACTGCTTAATGATGGCTTTTTTCATGCTGATCCTCATCCTGGGAATATTGCTGTTAACCCAGATGGAGCATTAATTTTTTATGATTTCGGCATGATGGGAACGGTTAATCCGATTACCCGTGAAAAACTGATGGATACCCTGTTTGGCATATCTCAAAAAGATGGTGAACGGGTTGTAAAATCCCTGATTGAGTTAGGGGCGCTTGCTCCCGTTGAGGATATTGGGCCAGTGCGGCGATCGGTTCAATATATGCTGGATCACTTTATGGATAAGCCGTTTGAAAATCAGTCGGTTGCTCAAATTAGTGATGACCTCTACGAGATTGCTTACGATCAACCATTTAGGTTTCCAGCAACTTTCACCTTTGTGATGCGAGCATTTTCTACTCTTGAAGGTGTAGGTAAGGGTTTAGATCCAGACTTTAATTTTATGGAGGTTGCAAAACCATTTGCAATGCAGCTTATGACTAATGGTAATGGTGCGGATGCAGGCAGCAGTTTCTTGAATGAATTAGGTCGGCAAGCGGCTCAGGTTGGTAGCACGGCTTTGGGTTTGCCTCGACGAATTGAAGATACTATTGAAAAATTAGAACGGGGAGACTTACGGGTACGTGTGCGGTCTATAGAAACAGACCGCGTTTTGAGGCGTATTAGCAGCGTTCAGTTGGGAACTAACTATACTCTACTGATCGGGACTTTTACGCTGTCAGCTACTATTCTGCTGGTTAATAATTATGTTTGGCTGGCTGTAGTTGTGGCTTTGATGGCAGTTAGCTTATTAATAATTCTCATTCGTCTGCTAATACGCTTGGACAAGTTTGATCGTACGTTTTAA